The following nucleotide sequence is from Cinclus cinclus chromosome 23, bCinCin1.1, whole genome shotgun sequence.
CACTGTACACTACAGTGAAGATTACTGACTGGGGAACCATGAGAAACTGGAGAGAGCACAGAGGTACTGATTCTTTACTGCCCTTTCATCTTTAATTTACCTCTTTGAATCAGTACCTGTCCAAAATTCTGAATGTCtgtggaaaaattaattaattttttaaaatgctaacaAACCATAAGTAATTTGTTAAAATGGTCTGAATCACTTGCCTGtgctctttctctttcccccaTCTACTTTCTCACACTACATTGTAAGAACTTCCCTTTTTACCCATCAAAGATGGTTCAACACCTCTGCATCCAAAATAGCCACAGGAAATGGATGAGAACCTGCATAAAACCCTGACACTGCACTCTAAAATCAAAACCTTTTGAAAACAAGAATAAAGTTTTGTAAAATCCTCTCCACACTGTAAACATGCCCCACCTGCACAACTAATGTTCAAGTATTAGTTAATGCAGTTCCTCCAGTAAAATAAGTGTGTGCAGCACATTTAAGCCCTGAAGGGCTCCACTGGATGGCCAGTTTGCAGAAATGTAAATCTGACACGACAAATTCTCAGTTCTTGACAAGTTACCTTGATTTGCCTCTTCATAGTGATACAAAATAGCATAATGAAGTACATCACAAGGATTGGCCAAAACACAGGAACGTTGAAAGCCTCAAAGAATGTACAAGCCATAGCAACCAGGATTCCTTTAGTGGCAGAGTGCCTGAAAAATAAGAGTATCCTTCAAGTCCAGTTACCATTAAGGTGATGCAGacatttgtatttttcaaaaaaaaaaaaaaaaatcccaaccacaACCAGATGGATCCACTCACCAGAATTTGAATTCTGGGAGCCTTCTAATGAAAGGCCGAAATTCTTCATTTTGCCTTGTAGGTAAGGAAGGACCATCAtctaaaaataacagaaaagaaaccaaaccacaaaTCTCCTCACAGTAGTTTTTTACACTGTTTAGActccagtttttattttgctttatatcttaagaaaaaaaaaatcccaaaacaaaaccacaccagATTTTCATTGTTACACGTAGATCCCAAGTTAGGAGCTGCTGGTTTAATGTATGTTCACACAGACTCCTTAAAATAAACTTAACATAgattcttttaaagaaaataggtAACAGGAATGCCAGGCCACTCAAGTTACTATGGGAAGAGCTTAAGTCACGTAAACCTCctttcaaaacacagcaaactAGTACAATATGGAATATATTCAACTCCCATAAAAAAGGACAAATTTTATAGCAAATCTTGATGTTAAGCTGTATAGATTTTTTTCAGGTCTAAAAAATACAACGTAGTGCTAAAATTGCATTATCTTTTCACTACTGTGTCAGCCAAAAGGAGCTGGAAGTTCGACCAAGTTTCAAAAGATGGTAAAAAGGAACTTTTCCTCATACCTGAATCTTCCATTAGAGAGGGGTCTACCTTTGGTGACAGGAAAGCTATGAAGAGGTTGAGGTGGTAGATTCCCAAGGCATATGTCACAATGTACCAACCCTGCACAAGGAGGAACAGACAAGGGTAAAATCCTCCTGAAAATCATTTTCTGatactgatttttaaacaaGATTAAACAACCAGGGTTTTTTGCTTCCTTGAGAAGCTTTTCTATGCCCTCATATTAACTGAAAGGTTTCTGGGCTTGTAAAAACATCAAGAATCCTCAGTGATCACAACAAGTCTTAGAAAATGACAGGAGAGCAAATCTCTCATGTAGTTACTGGTTGAACATGAAACCGTGGTCAGGCATCCAGGTTCTCTATGCTCAAGATGTGGACTTCAAAAGCAGTAAAGAGCAGAAAACCACCCCTTTTTAAATCATCTTTGCAGCCTTCAGTGTCTGAAATGTTCCTACTACTATCACTTGTAAAGGTTTTGCATTCTGTAATCTTCCGTTTTTGGGAATAACAGCTCCCAAGCTCTTAACTGAACTTCAGACTAGCATGGAACAGAAACATCTGATGACTGGGGAATAGCCTGCCCTGGCCTGCAGGGAGAGAAATGCTGACAAAGCCATTCTTTATGGTTTTCATGACAGAAAGGAACCCCTGGCTCTGAGCATGTTGTTATACAGCTTTAATATAAAAGCAACCACTTCATTACAACAGTTTTTGGAGATTTATTTTGTGATTTCACATTGCTATCCAATGAATGTCCTCAGGTATTCacacattttttctctctgcagcagcatgtTCTGCACCCAGAGGATGTATTCTCTCTTCAGACTACACAGTTTACCTTCTGCCACGTGCTGAACACATGATTCTAAAGAAACAGCACACTTCAGAAACACTCTTAACATCAAAATCAGACCAGCAATAATATCTGGAACTACTTCAGCATCAAATCCAGTTCTCTTACCTGCAGTAAATAAACTCTAATCATGTAGATAAAGCTCAGCCCCAACGTTACAATCCATCGCACTGCGGTGTAGGGGGTGGATTTGTCTAACCAGGACTGGTAGATCTGGAGGAAAcaaagtaaataataaatactgTAAAGTACTTGATGCACAATGGATATAGCTTATTTGAGGGTAGTATGGGCAAAAGAAAGCATTTGGGAGGAGTATTTTGGGAAAGAGAATAACATGAAACACTTGTTTTACTACAAATAAACTACACAAACTATCCTTACAAGCTTCAATacttttataaagaaaaaaaaatccttaatgcTTATGGCACTGtaaagcaacttaaattttCTGGACTTTATGCAAGTTGCCTCCCTTAAGATGAATTTGAAATGAAATCTGAACTCACTCCTCATTTCTGACAGTAACAACATATTTTCACTGTGCAATGCCATACAAATGTCCATTAAATATTCCAGTAAACCATTTATTATAGatatttatctattttaaaAGGCTTCAAAATAAATCTTGTGTATAGATTGTAGCATTTCAACAACCAAGCCAACAAGCAATTCAAAAAGCTGCAGTGAGATCTGTTTCTAAAGGAGTCAGAAAAATCCTTCACAAAACCAACCTGTCCAAGTCTTGAGAAAAATCTATAGATCACAGAAGGTTTTCCATGCACGGACTCCCCAATGCTGTCCCCTTCTGACATGGTGGCTGTGGAAACAAAACATGGGACAAGGGAACACTGAAATCCAAACCCTAAGCTCAAGGAGGTTCAAAGCACTTTCTCTGAACCAGCATTTACACACAATATTTTTCTAGCTTGTCCTGTTTGAAACACATTATTCTGAATAACTTATTCTTAAAAAGAGGGCATTTATGCCAAAATGAATGAAAAGTCTTTGTCCAAGAAAGCATAGAGCAGGGTATTTTACAAGGGCAAGATAGGACCCAGTgcatttcaggaaaggaaaaaaagaagaccaTAAAGAAATTCAGGAAGAGCCCAGCTGGACATTGTCACCTTGCTAAGGCACAGGCTGAGGTACAACCCCTCAGCAGTGAGGCATGAACTGCAGCACCTCCCTCCTGCCACCTCAGGCTCCAAAGGCaaagaacaaaaccacagtaaggagatttttttaaaaaagctgctTAGGATTTTGAATACTGAGTAACTACATagtgaagaaataaattcaGGACTCTGCACACCAGTGGTTTCAGACTCTGCCAGAGCACCAAACCCAAAATGCTGCCCACACTGCAATCATTCAGTGAGTTCCTCTGTCTCTTGAACACCAGGAGCTGTGCAGTGACAGAAACGTTTTACACAAGGGCAAAACTTAACAAGTCAAAGGACCAAGAGATTGaactcaaataaaaaaattacccaAGGGGATTATTTTTCAGTCCACGCCTCTGCTACCAACTGAAGAGCTTTAAAGCCTTATCAGGGAGTTTTACAGCTCACTTCAAGATAGAAGCCAAATAAAGTGGATCCTAACCAGAAACATTTTGCCACATCACCAAGAGCAATCCCTGGCATTACTTCCTGGAATCCTCATCTGTGGGTGGGACTATGTAACTCTGGAATACTGGGAGTACATTCAGCTCTACTCAAGAGACTCAGAGGATAACAAATCTGTATGAAAcattcataaattaaaaaaaaatagtaaattgTCTTAGATGCTGCAATACAGTGACTGATGCAGAAAATTTAAGATCAAGGACAATCTGAGGAGGCACAAAACCTCAAAACcgtgtatttttttctgcaaacatttaaaaactaCATCCTATGGAATAATTataaagtacaaaaaaaagGATCTTACTGTTACACTTCATAAGCTAAGGGGACTCATTAGGAGGCTTCAAGAGCTGAGTCCACTTTGATTCAAGCTACAGctaaaagaaaagaatcaaGCAGAAAGTCATACAATATACACACTTTTCCATTACAGGCAAAAAGAAGTAATTATTCTTCTCTCCACTCTCTGCAGGGCAAAAATTGTTCAGCATTCTCAGCTAAGCATCATTTGGTGCTTTATTTCTGAAGTATTAAGCTGTAACATGTTATTCAACTAACTAGAATCACAGAGTAATTTATCAGAGACCAGTAAAAACTCTCATAGTCTCAAAATTAATTCTACAGATGCATTCACAGCAAATATGGGCTACAAGCAGACCTCACAGGACGTTCTTGTAAATGTTACCCTGCACAGAGCAAGTGGAAAATCATGTGTGTAAGGCTACTGAAGGCTTtatgctggagcagggatctTGCTTGGTGTAAGTTATTACATTACATGTGATTTTTAATCATGCATACAGATCTTCCAGAGCAGACCAAGAAATTCAACAGCTCTACTGAGGACAAACTTCTCTGGGGTTCAGTTTAATCACAAGATACAGAGCAGAATTTAAGGTAAGATTTCTTATCACATTAGAACTTTGCTGGAGGAGGACCTGTAATGAACAATTATCAAGAGCAAGGAGTCCTTGGTACTGCTCTGAGGGCAGTTTGCAGCTAAGAGCATTGGGTTGTGTTGGTTTAAGGGAATGACTAAACCTGGACAGTTGCAGTTTCTCTTTCATAAACATGGAACtgtagaatgatttgggttgggagggattttaaagatcatcccattcTACCCCCTTCCACGGGCAGAaacactttccactgtcccaggttgctccaagtcccgtccaacctggcctcgggcacttccagggatggggcagccacagctgctctgggcaacctgtgccagggcctcaccaccctcacatggaaaaatttcttcccaatatcccatctaagcctgccctctggcagttttAAGCcactcccccttgtcctgt
It contains:
- the RER1 gene encoding protein RER1, whose product is MSEGDSIGESVHGKPSVIYRFFSRLGQIYQSWLDKSTPYTAVRWIVTLGLSFIYMIRVYLLQGWYIVTYALGIYHLNLFIAFLSPKVDPSLMEDSDDGPSLPTRQNEEFRPFIRRLPEFKFWHSATKGILVAMACTFFEAFNVPVFWPILVMYFIMLFCITMKRQIKHMIKYRYIPFTHGKRKYKGKEDVGKTFAS